In one window of Polaromonas naphthalenivorans CJ2 DNA:
- a CDS encoding aldehyde dehydrogenase family protein — MQFNYIANAAVPSLSGKTIAVLDPSDGQVFDQIQRSTAHDIDVAVRSARDCLELVWCRISAAERGSLLMRLSVKVAEHAEELALIEQRDCGKPTRQARADALALARYFEFYAGAAGNLHGETIPHLDGHSVMTWREPHGVTGHIIAWNYPMQIFGRSVGAALAAGNVCVVKPSEDACLSLLRVAELATEAGFPAGALNIVTGYGHEVGDALAHHPGIDHISFTGSPGIGTLIQQVAAERHCPVSLALGGKSPQIVFADADLDAAIPAIVSAIVQNAGQTSAAGSRLLVAQAIYEPLLARLGEIFEALRVGPAALDLDMGPLVSQRQQQRVWDFLSDAHVDGIPMVAQGQIVDEAPEGGFYQAPTLLCDVPPGHRLMQEEIFGPVLCAMRFQDEDQAVELANATRFGLAAGIWTRDGALQLRMARRVKSGQVFINHYGAGSGVTSSGHGREKGLEALHGFTTLKTVAVRHGQVDIFE, encoded by the coding sequence ATGCAGTTCAATTACATCGCCAACGCCGCCGTTCCTTCACTCTCCGGCAAGACCATCGCGGTCCTGGACCCGTCAGACGGCCAGGTCTTTGACCAAATCCAGCGCAGCACCGCGCACGACATCGACGTGGCGGTGCGCAGCGCCCGCGACTGCCTGGAACTGGTCTGGTGCCGGATCAGCGCAGCCGAACGCGGCAGCCTGCTGATGCGGCTGTCCGTCAAGGTGGCCGAGCATGCCGAAGAACTGGCATTGATCGAGCAGCGCGACTGCGGCAAACCAACCCGCCAGGCCCGGGCCGATGCGCTGGCGCTGGCCCGCTATTTCGAGTTCTACGCCGGCGCCGCAGGCAATCTGCACGGCGAAACGATTCCCCATCTCGATGGCCACAGCGTGATGACCTGGCGCGAGCCGCACGGCGTGACCGGCCACATCATTGCGTGGAACTACCCGATGCAGATTTTTGGCCGCAGCGTGGGCGCCGCGCTGGCGGCGGGCAATGTCTGCGTCGTCAAGCCCAGCGAGGACGCCTGCCTGTCGCTGCTGCGCGTGGCCGAGCTGGCAACCGAAGCCGGCTTTCCGGCCGGCGCGCTAAACATCGTGACCGGCTACGGCCATGAAGTGGGCGATGCGCTGGCGCACCACCCGGGCATCGACCACATCAGCTTTACCGGCAGTCCGGGCATCGGCACGCTGATCCAGCAGGTCGCGGCCGAGCGGCATTGCCCGGTCAGCTTGGCGCTGGGCGGCAAGAGTCCGCAAATCGTGTTTGCCGATGCCGACCTGGACGCGGCCATTCCGGCCATCGTCAGCGCCATCGTGCAAAACGCCGGGCAGACGAGTGCGGCCGGCTCGCGCCTGCTGGTGGCCCAGGCGATTTACGAGCCGCTGCTGGCGCGGCTGGGCGAGATTTTTGAAGCGCTGCGCGTCGGCCCGGCGGCGCTGGACCTGGACATGGGACCGCTGGTGAGCCAGCGCCAGCAGCAGCGCGTCTGGGATTTCCTGAGCGACGCGCATGTGGACGGCATTCCGATGGTGGCGCAGGGCCAGATCGTCGATGAAGCGCCCGAGGGCGGTTTTTACCAGGCGCCCACGCTGCTGTGCGATGTGCCGCCCGGCCACCGGCTGATGCAGGAAGAAATCTTCGGCCCGGTGCTCTGCGCCATGCGTTTCCAGGACGAAGACCAGGCGGTCGAGCTGGCCAACGCCACCCGCTTCGGGCTGGCCGCCGGCATCTGGACGCGCGATGGCGCCCTGCAGTTGCGCATGGCCAGGCGCGTGAAAAGCGGCCAGGTGTTCATCAACCACTACGGCGCGGGCAGCGGCGTGACCTCATCGGGC
- a CDS encoding chemotaxis protein CheX has protein sequence MATLNETDLKLFVDSIRTYLKVTTRQEPQITSAFLGTEDLEGFEFNGIVTFSGSHNGHVVVSMPARLVREILLLQHETDLRDSNLLDAVGEIANTLAGNARKSLGSELDISVPVKVQGLNGIKARVRKHPYVITLRWNHYEAMVCVDMDRRH, from the coding sequence ATGGCGACACTCAACGAAACCGACCTCAAGCTTTTTGTCGATTCCATCCGCACCTACCTGAAAGTCACCACCCGGCAGGAACCCCAGATCACCTCGGCCTTTCTGGGAACGGAGGATCTGGAAGGCTTTGAATTCAATGGCATCGTCACCTTTTCCGGCAGCCATAACGGCCATGTCGTCGTGTCCATGCCAGCCAGGCTGGTGCGCGAGATTCTGCTGCTGCAGCATGAAACCGACTTGAGGGACAGCAACCTGCTGGACGCCGTCGGCGAAATTGCCAACACCCTGGCCGGCAATGCCCGCAAATCGCTGGGGTCGGAACTCGACATATCGGTCCCTGTCAAGGTCCAGGGCCTGAACGGCATCAAGGCCAGGGTGCGCAAGCATCCCTATGTCATCACCCTGCGCTGGAACCACTATGAGGCCATGGTCTGCGTGGACATGGATCGCAGGCATTGA
- a CDS encoding response regulator transcription factor, with protein MRLMIVDDSNMIRTRIARVVQNGGLQGVVLAGLAKNGKEAVRLAMVTRPEVVTMDLTMPEMDGIECIQALLQFDPSINILVVSALSDKSTAIQALRLGARGFVAKPFSDEELQIALLDVAEAR; from the coding sequence ATGCGACTGATGATCGTTGACGACTCCAACATGATCCGCACCCGCATTGCGCGCGTGGTTCAAAACGGCGGCCTGCAGGGCGTGGTGCTCGCAGGACTGGCCAAAAACGGCAAGGAAGCCGTGCGCCTGGCGATGGTCACGCGCCCCGAGGTCGTGACCATGGACCTGACCATGCCCGAAATGGACGGCATCGAATGCATTCAGGCCTTGCTGCAGTTCGATCCGTCCATCAACATTCTGGTGGTCAGCGCACTGAGCGACAAATCGACGGCGATCCAGGCGCTCAGGCTGGGTGCGCGCGGCTTTGTCGCCAAACCGTTCTCGGACGAAGAGCTGCAAATCGCGCTGCTCGACGTTGCAGAGGCACGCTAA
- a CDS encoding ATP-binding protein — MSSVLTANSPIGAAPLKSRQPVKRAASWGGLASLGKYREIIIAVALFLLFDLGVLVLNFYTSFKIDQDTVAINLSGRQRYVSQRVARTLLELDAMRTAGLPYKPETLAELRNGTKIFQMSHVAFREGGTIPGGDGKPVYLEPVVSERGRELEDKVETLWRPYYELLQPLMRNDDFAPGQLAAALTYSQANNIKLLGVANDFVTETQQIGASRASVLRMVQTGGIILALLNFAFILFKFLRRLNTSDAAIEAANEENREILTSVREGLFLLTPEHQLGSQLSSSAHDLFGKTLAPGQDFFELLSTLVSEKALKDAQDYVELLFSPHVKEKLIQGINPLAEVELTVKNRLGQNTARYLSFYFNRVQDGGTVRHLLVTVQDITQKVELQARLTEERQRSQKELSMMLKAFETDPAMMRMFVERAEVSLLEVNDLLRSTSSATSETQVLKAVDGAYRRIHAIKGDAASMGLEILASLAHQFESELQKLKDSGAATGDALLALPLPLEDLLSKVAAFKKLSQNRSASPALPTQESVLQGLNASLAKLAGDVAVDCGKRVNATVRMGSALDMPADKMDLVREVAVQLVRNAVVHGVEAPLTRLACNKAAEGQVEVNLGRDEGGQWLLSVRDDGAGLDPVHVRRRLLELKWYTAEQLESFSDKQIASQIFKPGFSTAEATSQHAGRGVGLDLVQSNVQRLGARLLLSSNPGQHTEFKIYFAA; from the coding sequence ATGTCTTCAGTTTTGACAGCCAACAGCCCCATCGGGGCCGCACCCCTCAAGAGCCGGCAGCCAGTCAAGCGCGCAGCGAGTTGGGGCGGCCTGGCTTCGCTGGGTAAATACCGCGAAATCATCATTGCGGTCGCCCTGTTCCTGCTGTTCGACCTCGGGGTGCTGGTGCTGAACTTCTACACCTCGTTCAAGATCGACCAGGACACCGTCGCCATCAACCTGTCAGGCCGCCAGCGTTATGTGTCACAACGCGTCGCGCGCACCTTGCTGGAACTCGACGCCATGCGCACCGCAGGCCTTCCCTACAAGCCCGAGACGCTGGCCGAACTGCGCAACGGCACCAAGATCTTCCAGATGTCGCATGTGGCCTTCCGTGAAGGCGGAACGATTCCCGGCGGCGACGGCAAACCGGTTTACCTGGAGCCCGTCGTGTCCGAGCGCGGGCGCGAACTTGAGGACAAGGTCGAAACCCTGTGGCGGCCTTATTACGAGTTGCTGCAGCCTTTGATGCGCAACGACGACTTCGCGCCGGGGCAGCTGGCCGCAGCGCTGACGTACAGCCAGGCCAACAACATCAAGCTCCTGGGCGTCGCCAACGACTTTGTCACGGAAACCCAGCAGATCGGCGCGTCGCGGGCCAGCGTGCTGCGCATGGTGCAGACCGGCGGCATCATCCTGGCGCTGCTGAACTTTGCCTTTATCCTGTTCAAGTTCCTGCGCCGCCTGAATACCTCGGATGCGGCCATCGAGGCCGCCAACGAAGAAAACCGGGAAATCCTCACCAGCGTGCGCGAAGGCCTGTTTCTGCTCACGCCCGAACACCAGCTGGGCTCGCAACTGTCCAGCTCGGCCCATGATTTGTTTGGCAAGACCCTCGCTCCCGGCCAGGATTTTTTCGAGCTGCTGTCCACCCTGGTTTCCGAGAAAGCGCTCAAGGACGCGCAGGACTATGTCGAACTGCTGTTCTCGCCGCATGTCAAGGAAAAGCTGATCCAGGGCATCAACCCGCTGGCTGAAGTAGAACTGACCGTCAAAAACCGGCTGGGCCAGAACACGGCCCGCTACCTGTCCTTTTACTTCAACCGGGTGCAGGACGGTGGCACCGTTCGCCATCTGCTGGTCACGGTGCAGGACATCACCCAGAAAGTGGAGCTGCAAGCCAGGCTGACCGAGGAGCGCCAGCGCTCGCAAAAAGAGCTGTCCATGATGCTCAAGGCATTCGAAACCGACCCGGCCATGATGCGCATGTTTGTCGAACGCGCCGAAGTTTCGCTGCTCGAAGTCAATGACCTGCTGCGCAGCACCTCGTCGGCTACGTCGGAAACGCAGGTGCTCAAGGCGGTTGACGGCGCCTACCGCCGCATCCATGCCATCAAGGGCGACGCCGCCTCCATGGGCCTGGAAATCCTGGCCTCGCTGGCCCACCAATTCGAAAGCGAACTGCAAAAACTCAAGGACAGCGGCGCGGCCACTGGCGACGCGCTGCTGGCCCTGCCCTTGCCACTCGAAGACCTGCTGTCTAAGGTCGCAGCCTTCAAGAAACTGAGCCAGAACAGGTCAGCCAGCCCGGCCCTGCCGACGCAAGAGTCCGTGCTTCAAGGACTCAACGCCAGCCTGGCCAAATTGGCCGGCGATGTGGCGGTTGACTGCGGCAAGCGCGTCAATGCCACCGTGCGCATGGGCAGCGCGCTGGACATGCCGGCGGACAAAATGGACCTGGTGCGCGAAGTGGCCGTCCAACTGGTTCGCAATGCCGTGGTGCATGGCGTCGAGGCGCCTCTAACCCGGCTGGCCTGCAACAAGGCCGCCGAAGGACAGGTCGAGGTCAACCTGGGCCGCGATGAAGGCGGCCAATGGCTGCTCAGCGTGCGCGATGACGGCGCGGGCCTCGATCCGGTCCATGTGCGCCGCCGCCTGCTGGAACTGAAGTGGTACACCGCCGAGCAACTGGAAAGCTTCAGCGACAAGCAAATCGCCTCGCAAATCTTCAAGCCCGGCTTTTCCACTGCCGAGGCCACGAGCCAGCATGCCGGCCGGGGCGTCGGCCTGGACCTGGTGCAGTCCAATGTGCAGCGCCTGGGCGCGCGCTTGCTGCTGTCCAGCAACCCGGGCCAGCACACCGAGTTCAAGATTTATTTTGCAGCCTGA